One Prevotella melaninogenica DNA window includes the following coding sequences:
- a CDS encoding peptidylprolyl isomerase, with amino-acid sequence MAALGKIRSKGGILVAAIGLALFAFLAGDAARSCDGIKGEARQQIGEILGKKISVQDYQKLIDEYQSAIKFTMQRDNLTDQELNQVKDQVWQQLVSNRVIEADAEKVGLTVTENEIQNVLNEGTNPMLVQTPFVNQQTGRFDVNALKQFFDSYNKAKAAKSPQVEQMQAIYDYWLFVEKNLRAQLLGQKYQVLLASCVLSNKAEAKMAFKDNNEESQIQLASLAYSTVKDADVKVTDDDLKAKYEELKPAFRQNVETRDIKFVDFQIKASAADRSQVVKEMNDFQKQLASAEDPAAVVSKSGSEIPYLGLPVSNKAYQQYPDIASKIDSLSVGTTGVVENAQDNTLNIIRVLSKAQLADSIQFRQINIAAATPDEARAKADSIQKALAGGADFDALAKRYGQTGEKVWFTGQQYEMAPSMNQDNRTFINALLNGEVNATQNLALTQGNIILQVLDKKAFTTKTTAAVIKKVVDFSKATRSNAYNKFSEFVAKSSTVADLEKNAPKSGYQVQSLNDISTAEHYVGGIPGTRDALKWLFEAKQGEVSPLYECGNNDHLLVIALTAVHPQGYRSWDDAQVKEILKREVIKDKKAEKLMTKLKGVNSIAAAQAKGAKVSSVNQITFAAPAFVQATGSVEPALSGAVAGTAAGKFSKAPVKGNAGVYVFQVVKKSMRAGSKYDETLVMQQAAQANMQLVGNFMQDLILKAKVVDNRYLFF; translated from the coding sequence ATGGCAGCATTAGGAAAAATCAGAAGCAAAGGTGGCATACTGGTAGCAGCTATCGGTCTTGCCTTGTTTGCATTCTTAGCTGGAGATGCAGCTCGCTCGTGTGATGGAATCAAGGGTGAAGCGCGTCAGCAGATTGGAGAAATCTTGGGCAAAAAGATTAGTGTCCAGGATTATCAGAAGTTGATTGATGAGTATCAGTCCGCAATTAAGTTTACTATGCAGCGTGATAATCTCACTGATCAGGAACTTAATCAAGTAAAGGACCAAGTTTGGCAGCAGCTTGTAAGCAATCGTGTTATCGAGGCTGACGCAGAGAAGGTTGGTCTTACTGTAACAGAGAATGAGATTCAGAACGTATTGAATGAGGGTACTAATCCAATGTTGGTTCAGACTCCATTCGTGAACCAGCAGACTGGTCGTTTTGATGTAAATGCTCTAAAGCAGTTCTTTGATAGCTATAACAAGGCTAAGGCTGCAAAGTCTCCACAGGTAGAGCAGATGCAGGCTATCTATGACTATTGGCTCTTTGTAGAGAAGAATCTTCGTGCTCAGTTGCTCGGTCAGAAGTATCAGGTACTGCTCGCAAGTTGTGTTCTCTCAAACAAGGCTGAGGCTAAGATGGCTTTCAAGGATAATAACGAGGAAAGTCAGATTCAACTTGCTTCTTTGGCTTACAGCACTGTAAAAGATGCTGATGTTAAGGTGACAGACGATGACCTCAAGGCTAAGTATGAAGAATTGAAGCCAGCTTTCCGCCAGAATGTTGAGACACGTGATATCAAGTTTGTTGACTTCCAGATTAAGGCAAGTGCTGCAGACCGCAGTCAGGTTGTTAAGGAGATGAACGACTTCCAGAAGCAACTTGCTTCTGCAGAAGATCCTGCTGCTGTTGTTAGCAAGAGTGGTTCTGAGATTCCTTATCTTGGTCTTCCTGTAAGTAACAAGGCTTATCAGCAGTATCCTGACATTGCATCAAAAATTGATTCACTTTCTGTAGGTACAACTGGTGTTGTTGAAAACGCTCAGGACAATACTTTAAATATCATCCGTGTACTTTCTAAGGCGCAGTTGGCAGACTCAATCCAGTTCCGTCAGATTAATATTGCAGCTGCAACTCCTGATGAGGCACGTGCTAAGGCAGACTCTATCCAGAAGGCATTGGCTGGTGGTGCTGATTTTGATGCACTTGCAAAGCGTTATGGTCAGACTGGTGAGAAGGTATGGTTTACTGGTCAGCAGTACGAGATGGCTCCAAGTATGAATCAAGACAATCGTACATTTATAAATGCTCTGCTCAATGGTGAGGTGAATGCAACGCAGAATCTTGCTCTTACGCAGGGTAACATTATCCTTCAGGTACTTGATAAGAAGGCCTTTACAACAAAGACAACTGCTGCTGTTATTAAGAAGGTCGTAGACTTCTCTAAGGCTACACGCAGCAATGCTTACAATAAGTTCTCTGAGTTTGTTGCTAAGAGTTCTACTGTAGCTGACCTTGAGAAGAATGCTCCTAAGTCTGGTTATCAGGTTCAGTCACTCAATGACATCTCTACGGCTGAGCACTATGTTGGTGGTATTCCTGGTACACGTGACGCGCTGAAGTGGCTCTTCGAGGCTAAGCAGGGTGAGGTTTCACCTCTCTATGAGTGTGGTAATAATGATCACCTCTTGGTTATCGCTTTGACTGCTGTTCATCCACAGGGCTATCGTTCATGGGATGATGCACAGGTAAAGGAAATCCTCAAACGTGAGGTTATTAAAGATAAGAAGGCTGAGAAACTCATGACTAAGCTCAAGGGTGTAAACTCTATTGCAGCAGCTCAGGCTAAGGGGGCTAAGGTTTCTTCTGTTAATCAGATTACATTTGCAGCTCCAGCATTCGTACAAGCAACTGGTTCTGTAGAGCCAGCTCTCTCTGGTGCAGTTGCAGGTACAGCAGCAGGCAAGTTCTCTAAGGCTCCTGTAAAGGGTAATGCTGGTGTTTATGTGTTCCAGGTAGTAAAGAAGTCTATGCGTGCAGGTTCTAAGTACGATGAAACTTTGGTAATGCAGCAGGCTGCTCAGGCAAATATGCAGTTGGTTGGTAACTTTATGCAGGATCTTATCCTCAAGGCAAAGGTTGTCGATAACCGCTACCTCTTCTTCTAA
- a CDS encoding hemolysin family protein translates to MDINLIIGIIITMVLSAFFSGMEIAFVASNRLLAEMDKEKNGIAQKCLTIYYNNPNGFVSTMLVGNNIVLVIYGIFFAQIFDTTLFASFDSATRVILDTLASTLIILFTGEFLPKTLFKSNPNRLLTFFAPLAYVFFIILWPISRFATFLARVLLRLVGVKVDEKESDGSFTRVDLDHLVQSTIENAKNEDEIEDEVKIFQNALEFQDTKVRDCMVPRTEIKAVEENCSLEELQQMFIESGNSKIVVYEGDIDHIKGYIHSSEMFRSPKNWKDHIRQMPFVPETMAAHKLMQVFLIQKKSLGVVVDEFGGTSGIVSLEDIVEEIFGDIEDEHDNTKYIAKQINDNEYVLSARLEIDKVNEMFNLDLPENDDYMTVGGLLLHVYQSFPKLNEIVTVGQYEFKIIKKTMTKIELVRLKVNSTE, encoded by the coding sequence TTGGATATAAATTTAATTATAGGAATTATAATAACAATGGTACTCTCTGCATTCTTTTCAGGAATGGAGATTGCCTTTGTTGCAAGTAATCGTCTTCTTGCGGAGATGGATAAGGAGAAGAATGGTATTGCACAAAAGTGTCTAACCATCTATTATAATAATCCGAATGGTTTTGTATCTACGATGCTTGTAGGTAACAACATTGTTCTTGTTATCTATGGTATCTTCTTTGCTCAGATATTTGATACGACACTGTTTGCATCGTTTGATTCAGCAACACGTGTGATATTAGATACTTTAGCATCAACACTCATCATTCTTTTTACAGGAGAGTTCTTACCTAAGACCTTGTTTAAGAGCAATCCTAACCGCTTACTTACTTTTTTTGCCCCATTGGCATATGTCTTTTTTATTATTCTTTGGCCTATTAGTCGCTTTGCAACTTTTCTTGCGCGAGTCCTTTTGCGTCTTGTTGGTGTAAAGGTGGATGAGAAAGAGTCTGATGGTTCGTTTACGAGAGTAGACCTTGACCACCTCGTACAGAGTACTATTGAGAATGCTAAGAACGAAGATGAAATAGAAGACGAAGTAAAGATATTCCAAAATGCTTTGGAATTTCAAGATACGAAAGTGCGTGATTGCATGGTACCACGTACTGAGATTAAAGCTGTTGAAGAGAATTGCTCACTCGAAGAACTACAGCAAATGTTCATAGAAAGTGGTAACTCTAAGATAGTTGTTTATGAAGGGGATATCGATCATATAAAGGGTTATATTCACTCTTCAGAGATGTTCCGTTCTCCAAAGAACTGGAAAGACCATATCCGACAAATGCCGTTTGTGCCAGAGACGATGGCTGCACATAAACTTATGCAGGTTTTCCTTATCCAAAAGAAAAGCTTGGGAGTGGTTGTGGACGAGTTTGGCGGTACCAGTGGTATTGTTTCATTGGAAGACATCGTAGAAGAAATCTTCGGTGACATTGAGGACGAGCATGACAATACAAAGTATATTGCAAAGCAGATAAATGATAACGAGTATGTCCTTTCGGCACGTTTGGAGATTGACAAGGTGAATGAAATGTTCAATCTTGACTTGCCAGAGAATGATGATTATATGACAGTTGGTGGCTTGTTGTTACATGTCTATCAAAGTTTCCCAAAACTAAACGAAATTGTTACTGTTGGGCAATATGAGTTTAAGATAATCAAGAAGACCATGACAAAAATAGAACTCGTACGGCTAAAAGTCAATAGTACAGAGTAA
- the lptC gene encoding LPS export ABC transporter periplasmic protein LptC, with protein MRSSLYSFFIGLVLFTVSYAMVSCSEEREHTAPAIHDRDSVPVMTTYGVNTLISDSGVIKYRIVTERWEINENRRPSRWTFNKGILLTQFDLKKHVVGYIQCDTAVYFDKDRRWELRGRVRILTAQGLNFYSNELYWDERNHEMWSYSYSHLKTPDKELQGNWFHSDEQMTNYEIRQTKGWGIFSNNEFMSPAGSPPFTPIDTTRVDSMKGPVVKQK; from the coding sequence ATGCGTTCAAGCCTTTATTCATTTTTTATTGGATTAGTATTATTTACAGTGAGCTATGCTATGGTTTCCTGTTCGGAGGAACGTGAGCATACCGCTCCTGCTATTCATGACCGTGACTCTGTGCCAGTTATGACTACATATGGTGTCAATACACTTATCTCGGATTCAGGCGTTATTAAATATCGTATTGTTACTGAGCGTTGGGAAATTAATGAGAATAGAAGACCTTCGCGCTGGACTTTCAATAAAGGAATCCTACTTACTCAGTTTGATTTGAAGAAACATGTAGTGGGTTATATTCAATGTGACACTGCTGTTTACTTTGATAAGGATCGTCGTTGGGAACTAAGAGGGCGTGTAAGAATCCTTACAGCGCAAGGGCTTAATTTCTATAGCAATGAACTCTATTGGGATGAGCGTAACCATGAGATGTGGTCATATTCTTATTCACACCTCAAGACACCTGATAAGGAATTGCAAGGAAACTGGTTCCATAGCGATGAGCAGATGACAAATTACGAGATACGACAGACAAAGGGGTGGGGCATCTTCTCTAATAATGAGTTTATGTCGCCTGCTGGTTCTCCTCCCTTTACACCTATTGATACCACACGTGTTGATAGCATGAAAGGTCCTGTCGTTAAACAAAAGTAA